The Rhodopseudomonas palustris genome window below encodes:
- the rpsS gene encoding 30S ribosomal protein S19, with protein MVRSVWKGPFVEASLLKKADAARASGRHDVIKIWSRRSTILPQFVGLTFGVYNGQKHVPVSVNEEMVGHKFGEFSPTRTFHGHAGDKKSKKG; from the coding sequence ATGGTTCGCTCAGTCTGGAAGGGCCCGTTCGTCGAGGCCTCGCTGCTGAAGAAGGCCGATGCCGCGCGTGCGTCGGGCCGTCACGACGTAATCAAGATCTGGAGCCGTCGCTCGACCATCCTGCCGCAGTTCGTCGGCCTGACCTTCGGCGTCTACAACGGCCAGAAGCACGTCCCGGTGTCGGTGAACGAGGAAATGGTGGGTCACAAGTTCGGCGAGTTCTCGCCGACCCGCACTTTCCACGGCCACGCCGGCGACAAGAAGTCGAAGAAGGGTTGA